Proteins from one Candidatus Methylomirabilis sp. genomic window:
- a CDS encoding class I SAM-dependent methyltransferase: MAKVNWALRFYSDVLKLQHLHYGLWEPDQALTLENLHRAQEGYSRHLIALVPRDVRRVLDVGCGTGRNSLLLLEAGYRVEGVSPDPSQGERYRATTGGRAQFHLGKFEDLTPVAGAFDLIFMAESCQYIPAEAGLAQAARFLRGGGYLLVSDYFVKGKKEPGCLQCRSGHELARYLRAAEGAGFALKRQEDITARVLPTLDLALMLYRSYVEPAKDLGGAYLNERHPWLSRILWILFRKRVHRLEESLPLLDSAAFARCKSYLVLLFQRAASVP, translated from the coding sequence ATGGCCAAGGTGAACTGGGCATTGCGCTTCTACAGCGACGTGCTGAAGCTCCAGCATCTGCACTACGGGTTGTGGGAACCCGACCAGGCCTTGACGCTCGAGAACCTTCACCGCGCCCAGGAGGGGTACAGTCGCCACCTGATTGCGCTCGTTCCCCGGGACGTCCGGCGCGTCCTGGACGTCGGCTGCGGGACGGGGCGGAATTCTCTGCTCCTGCTGGAGGCGGGTTACCGCGTGGAGGGCGTTTCCCCGGATCCCTCTCAGGGGGAGAGGTATCGCGCCACGACCGGGGGAAGGGCCCAATTTCACCTGGGCAAGTTTGAGGACCTGACGCCCGTCGCGGGAGCCTTCGACCTGATCTTTATGGCGGAGAGCTGTCAGTACATCCCGGCGGAAGCCGGTCTCGCCCAGGCGGCGCGGTTCCTGAGGGGCGGTGGCTACCTCTTGGTCTCTGACTATTTCGTCAAGGGAAAGAAGGAGCCGGGGTGTCTCCAGTGTCGGTCCGGCCACGAGCTGGCACGGTACCTCCGGGCTGCCGAGGGGGCCGGGTTTGCGCTGAAGCGGCAGGAGGACATCACTGCCCGGGTGCTGCCGACCCTCGATCTGGCCCTGATGCTCTACCGGTCCTATGTCGAACCGGCGAAGGACCTCGGAGGCGCGTATCTCAACGAGCGACACCCGTGGCTCTCCCGGATCCTTTGGATTCTCTTCAGGAAGCGCGTCCACAGGCTGGAGGAGAGCCTTCCCTTGCTCGACAGCGCCGCCTTTGCCCGCTGCAAGAGCTACCTCGTGCTCCTGTTCCAGCGGGCAGCTAGTGTCCCTTGA
- a CDS encoding 3-oxoacyl-[acyl-carrier-protein] synthase III C-terminal domain-containing protein, whose amino-acid sequence MDSPRILAVATATPPHRFTQAELLALSGYPDARRRQFFTASDIETRHLAIDPATFDPGEPLDQLHARFAEFAPALGQQAAGAALEQAGVEPAAVDFVVTTTCTGRLCPSLDTLLIRDLKLREDVQRVHVGDTGCASGMVALQQASHYLRAHPGRRALVVAVEICSAAYVLDEGLETAVANAIFADGAAAALLGPGEAGPVPLEHHTLFRSDYLPLMGFTFPGGRPRILLSKDIRRIGGEMVEALATRILAAHGLGRAAIRFWVLHSAGRKVLDHARHRLGLRETDLRFSRSILRRYGNMSSATVLFVLEAVMASGEPRAGDYGLMMALGPGFAAEGALLRW is encoded by the coding sequence ATGGATTCCCCCCGGATCCTTGCTGTTGCGACTGCCACCCCTCCCCACCGCTTCACGCAGGCCGAGCTCCTTGCGCTCTCCGGCTACCCGGACGCGCGCCGCCGCCAGTTCTTCACCGCCAGCGACATCGAAACCCGCCACCTGGCGATTGACCCGGCCACCTTCGATCCCGGCGAGCCTCTCGACCAGCTTCATGCGCGCTTCGCCGAGTTCGCGCCGGCCCTGGGCCAGCAGGCCGCGGGGGCTGCCCTCGAGCAGGCGGGCGTCGAGCCGGCCGCGGTGGACTTCGTCGTCACGACGACCTGCACCGGCCGTCTGTGCCCGAGTCTCGACACCCTCCTGATCCGCGACCTGAAGCTCCGGGAGGATGTGCAACGCGTGCACGTGGGGGATACCGGGTGTGCCAGCGGGATGGTGGCCCTCCAGCAGGCCAGTCACTACCTGCGGGCGCACCCCGGCCGGCGAGCCCTGGTGGTGGCGGTGGAGATCTGTTCGGCCGCGTACGTCTTGGACGAGGGTCTGGAGACGGCGGTGGCGAACGCCATCTTTGCCGACGGCGCCGCGGCAGCCCTCCTCGGCCCCGGGGAGGCCGGTCCCGTCCCCCTGGAGCACCACACCCTCTTCCGCTCGGACTACCTCCCGTTGATGGGCTTCACCTTCCCGGGCGGCCGTCCCCGGATCCTCCTGTCGAAGGACATCCGCCGAATCGGGGGAGAGATGGTGGAGGCCCTGGCCACCCGCATTCTCGCCGCCCACGGCCTCGGACGAGCCGCCATCCGCTTCTGGGTTCTCCACTCGGCGGGCCGCAAGGTCCTCGATCACGCCCGCCACCGTCTGGGACTCCGCGAGACCGACCTCCGCTTCTCGCGGAGCATCCTCCGCCGGTACGGGAACATGTCCTCCGCCACCGTCCTCTTCGTCCTGGAGGCGGTCATGGCCTCCGGCGAGCCCCGTGCCGGGGACTACGGCCTCATGATGGCCCTCGGGCCCGGCTTCGCGGCCGAGGGCGCTCTTCTCCGATGGTGA
- a CDS encoding methyltransferase domain-containing protein, translating into MVRPALLPHFPRETASAERMDAPDLPSADLAGALRNLTWLNRCFGGFRVAARFTARHLAAAGPPLTLLDVATGGADIPAGLVRQARAAGRRLRVLALDRHPQTLAVARRVSRPFPEITLVRGDARALPLRDRSVDLALCNLSLHHFDDREAVQVLGEMARVSRAALLVNDLRRSRLGFLLTALLLSWCPNPLTRADGPLSVRRAFTLEEVLALATRAGLRGARVCRRAWFRLALEAGPGRGGAS; encoded by the coding sequence ATGGTGAGGCCGGCCCTCCTCCCCCATTTCCCCCGGGAGACAGCCTCCGCGGAGCGGATGGACGCCCCCGATCTCCCCTCCGCGGATCTCGCCGGTGCCCTTCGAAACCTCACCTGGTTGAACCGGTGCTTCGGCGGCTTCCGGGTGGCCGCCCGCTTCACCGCGCGCCATCTTGCGGCGGCGGGGCCACCCCTCACGCTCCTGGATGTGGCCACGGGGGGGGCGGATATTCCGGCCGGCCTCGTCCGGCAGGCGCGCGCCGCGGGACGCCGGCTGCGCGTCCTCGCGCTGGATCGCCACCCGCAGACCCTCGCCGTCGCCCGGCGGGTCAGCCGGCCGTTCCCCGAGATCACCCTGGTGCGCGGGGACGCTCGCGCCCTCCCCCTCCGGGACCGGAGCGTGGATCTCGCTCTCTGCAACCTCAGCCTGCACCACTTCGACGACCGGGAGGCGGTCCAGGTCCTGGGGGAAATGGCCCGTGTGAGCCGCGCCGCCCTCCTGGTGAACGACCTCCGGCGGAGCCGTCTCGGGTTCCTGCTGACCGCTCTGCTCCTCTCCTGGTGTCCCAACCCCCTCACCCGCGCGGACGGCCCCCTCTCCGTCCGGCGCGCCTTCACGCTGGAGGAGGTCCTGGCCCTGGCGACGCGGGCGGGCCTCCGGGGGGCCCGCGTCTGCCGGCGCGCCTGGTTTCGCCTTGCCCTGGAGGCGGGCCCGGGGAGAGGGGGGGCCTCGTGA